The window AGATGAGACATTAGGGCTTTCATGCATGCATCAACTGAGGGTGATGGATTGCGGCTATATTTGCATAACTTAGTTTGAAGAATATCTTCTTCATATTCTCACGAATTCCGCGGTTCGCCGTTTTTATTGACTTCATTTCAATTACTTGATAAATTCAACGAAACTAAGAATTACTGTCTAATTAAATTCGGAAAACGTTCTTGAAACCAAAGAACTTTTTATCCTGCACGATAAGTGccactttcaaaaaatttggtttCGATTTCGCTAACTTGGGATCAATAATACTAATACTTTTCAGCGGCAAGCCATGAAACCACCCATATCCACATCTTATTTTCACAAAAACATGGACGGTGATTGTTGtaataaaaaccttaaaaagcgtttTGGTTAAACATTTTTCAGGATACGAATAAGAAACTATATTTGAGTTAGGTATCGGATTTTGACTATCCAAACAGTAGGCGACCTAATGTATTTTTCTTTCATGTGGTGAGGCTAACTTACTgcttgtgtgccttttcagaaATATTGTAACTGCTGCAGCCAATGTTTACTCCGGTATCACATTTTTCTAAAGATTTGAGAAGAAAATGATTCAAATTCTAGTTAACTTGCTTGCCCCTTGAATTTTCTCTCAAAATTATATCTAGCCCACACTCTCGACTCCATATTTAGGCAACTGTTTTGGTTCTTTGTTGCTTCTTTACCTTTAACTATCGCTAGAGGGGAAGTTCTCCTCAAATTAGTCTAGAAACTGGTATAGCATATAGTTCTGAGGTTCCGATAAAATATAAtctctttttattttctaaacAAATCATctctaaatttaaaattttttctttatttttcagttGTGGAAATAATGAGCATTATTATTTTATACCTACTTAAATCTAGAAAGTGTGATAAACTTCATTAAAAGTTTTTTGCTTCTTATATTgatttgataaaatgaaatcaaaataatgaTGGTCCCGTTTAATATATAAGTTCAATAAAGTTGACCAAAAGACCGTGAAAACAAACCTCTTATTACCGGTGATAGATTGGAAACAATTTAACATTTAATAAGCAATTCACTGAATTTATGTAAATGATTTTGTGTGTGATTGTAGTAAGCAATAGTAAAGAAGAACACTGAACGAAGCAGATTCTTGACTTTGACTTTATAAGGAAACGAAAACTGTATGAGATTCGATTTAGAAGTGAAATGCTGAAAATTGTCTTAATTTTACAATCTATTATTCAGATTACAGTCTATTTTATATGCTAGCTACATATTATTGCTTGTAAGAAAGAAAACGCAAACTCCATCTGTTATGTTATCCATTCATCatgttatttttaatatttgacaATGTCTCTAGTATGACTGTGTCTAAGGCACATTTCCACAGCTACTTGCAGAATAGTATTTGATGCGTTTGTCACAATAAAATTTCTACCCTCGAAATAACAATCTTTATCGAATATATTCTTATACTGTTGTTGTTGGAGACCTCAATTGAAAAGATGTTTGCTTTAAACGAATGTTAATTTCTTTGGGAAGACATgagtttcttttatatataaaacGCATGATATGTACAGTAAGGGAACTgtgaaaaaatgtaaaattcaGATGTATTTGTATTAGTAATGTATTCATATATTTAATTGAAGGTTGTATGAATTAATGAACAATGGCAAATGCGATTTATAGTTTTATAGCATGTACATAagtatttaataaattattatataatgAGATACAGCGGCATAAAATTTTAACGAAATGAATGAGTTTCATGAAGCATATATttagaatttcgcgaaaattcATACTTTCTCATAagatttggaaaatattttctaagTGTTTTGTATAAGAAACATTCCATGTGTAAATAAAACGAGTACTTATCGATGCTTTATGACTTTATTCTGATTATGCCAGTGGTAAATACCCATCAAACTGCCTGCCTGATAGTGGCATATGCCAGGTGCTTCCTTGCatcctccattttttttttcagaataagAGCTACGTAATGAAAATAATAAGTATAAAAACTTGTCTGCACGGCTTTTGTATTCCGCATATAAATGGACAGGAAGAAAACGAGTCATTCCTTTGATAAATCAATGACCGATTGTTGGTATCGAAATTCTCCCCTGCCGAGAAATTACACTTGTGGTCACAAGAGGGCGCTTGGAATTAAATCAGGTGGAACACAACAGTAAATGGATGGTTGGAAGTTATCCCGTGCTATCGCCATATACATGGATAAGAATTACCTGTTGGCAATCAACTGCCAATACGCTAAGCCATTTTGGTAAGGCACTCTTAACTTATTGAACGgaatcaaatttattttttataatcccAAATTTATGAAaggaatttaaaaataatttatcgGATCATGTAGTTCGTAACTTTTAATATTTCCAAAATTctatataataaaaaatttgacatataaatgcggcaaatcatcattattattaataataatagtcaaaTCTAAAACCATTCGCTAGATATTTTTTAGCACACCATCTGTTGGCAAAATTTGAGTTCTACATGCGCATGCCGAATAATTCAAAAAGATCAGGATCTAGAGACACCGGAAAGATAAGTCTAAATGCGATCAGTTGCAATCACTAGCGTGTTCTGAACACCCGACAATAGTTCCATATATACATCGCAGGAAGTGCCTATCGTGTAACTCGGATCGGTTCAACTCCAAAAGAAAGTATGTGGATTATTCATCATTCGTATCATAATCAGATCAATTCTCGAAAAACTCTTTAAGGACATTGTGTAGATAGTGAAATTCCTCCTGATTGAGCAATCGACTGGACATTTTGTATTATATAAAAGTTAAATTTCAACTTATCACAAACAGTTTGGCCTTAcgatttttaaaagaaaaacttaATTGGAAAACCGAATttctaatttaaaataaaaacgcTAGAATTATCGGTTACTCTGCCATACTAATGATGTGCAGTTTGCTGGGTCTAGAACGTCCCCATGAGACTTGCATAACAAGTGCAAATTTTGAATTATGAAACATTCGTACCATTGAAACAAACAGAATTCTGTTTTATACATAGACAACCATGACCTACACATCGCAGCTATGTGTGTATCTTGGAACGATATTTTGGCAAATTTTCAAATGGTTTCATACAATGTGCCGTTGTGATATTGTTCCAATTTATCACTATTTTTTCGTAAATACCACAACATTAGGGAACACCAcagtataaaaaaaattataatttatgtatcagggagaattcctggtttaaaaaaaaaatatatatatagtgaTCATTTGTTTTTATTAGATTCTTTTTCCAACTATTATCACAGGAAAGTATGGGAGGAATATTAGAAAGATTTTATACTTGAATCTATTCAGGCTTGTTGGCTTACCTGTTGTGGATCTCATGGAAATTAGTCACTTTAGTTTAATTCGTTGTATATTccatgcaatgtcgtcagtggTAAGCAAAAAGGGGTacgataatttgaaaaaaaatattaaaaataaaatatctacTTCACCAGTGTTAGAAGTTCAGTAGCTGCGCCATTATAAGGAATTCGCAAAAACACGCAATCAATAAAAAGTGTCACATAATTcgaatatgatttttttttctgtcagAAGAAAATTGATCCCGCTTTTTTACGATCTCATACTTTCAGATTGCAAAGATGTTGTTCAGTACGCTCTTGGAAGCTGCTCAAAACTCGCCGTTTAAATCTCCGCTCAGGACTGTGTATTGCGAAGCAGCGCCCTCACCGGCCACATCCGAGGAGAGAAGCGTTCTCGTTCAACAACCACATATACAAGCTGCCGCTGCTGCTTCAGGAGGTACTTTCTGATGATGCTCGTTATAAAAAAAAGCTAGTATCAAGCGTTGGGATATGAAACATTTCATGTTTTTTTAATCAGATTCCTGTGAATTTGGCTCACTGCATTACTTTGCTCTATGTGGCCTCGGAGGTATAATATCCTGCGGAACAACCCATACTATGGTGGTTCCACTCGATCTGGTGAAATGTCGTCTGCAAGTTGATCCCGCAAAATACAAAAGTGTTTTCAATGGTTTCCGCGTAACGTTAGCTGAAGATGGAGTAACCGGGTTGTCTAAGGGTTGGGCACCTACGTTCATCGGCTATTCAATGCAAGGTCTTTGCAAATTCGGTCTTTACGAAGTTTTTAAAGTAATGTATTCGAATATGATTGGTGAGGAAAATGCTTATCTGTGGAGGACATCCTTGTATTTAGCTGCATCAGCTTCGGCTGAATTTTTCGCTGACATTGCACTATCGCCAATGGAAGCCGCAAAAGTGAAAATCCAAACAACTCCTGGTTTCGCCAATACCTTGCGTGAAGCATTGCCTAAAATGACCCAACAAGAAGGAATAACAGCATTTTACAAAGGTCTGGTACCGTTGTGGATGCGTCAAATTCCatatacgatgatgaaattcgcctGTTTCGAAAGGACGTTGGAATTACTTTAC of the Hermetia illucens chromosome 7, iHerIll2.2.curated.20191125, whole genome shotgun sequence genome contains:
- the LOC119660752 gene encoding phosphate carrier protein, mitochondrial encodes the protein MLFSTLLEAAQNSPFKSPLRTVYCEAAPSPATSEERSVLVQQPHIQAAAAASGDSCEFGSLHYFALCGLGGIISCGTTHTMVVPLDLVKCRLQVDPAKYKSVFNGFRVTLAEDGVTGLSKGWAPTFIGYSMQGLCKFGLYEVFKVMYSNMIGEENAYLWRTSLYLAASASAEFFADIALSPMEAAKVKIQTTPGFANTLREALPKMTQQEGITAFYKGLVPLWMRQIPYTMMKFACFERTLELLYKYVVPKPRADCTKSEQLVVTFAAGYIAGVFCAIVSHPADTVVSKLNQEKGASALDVAKRLGWSGLWGGLMPRIVMIGTLTAAQWFIYDAVKVWLRMPRPPPPEMPESLKKKLGLQTGGN